The Lathyrus oleraceus cultivar Zhongwan6 chromosome 5, CAAS_Psat_ZW6_1.0, whole genome shotgun sequence genome includes the window GTTCTGTTAGGTTAGTTAGTTGAGAATTATCGAGTGTTAGAAATTCTATTATGTGAATATTAGTTTAATTGTGAACAAGTCAGATGTTCGAGTTTAACAGTTAAGTGGAAAGAAGTTAGTTTGATGGAGAATTGGCTTTAACTTCAGTTTGTTGTCATTGTTAAATTAGACGTTAATTATTGTTATAGATGTTATGTTAAATTGCAGTTATCATATGGTTAGTTGTTAGTTGTAGTTTTATTAATGAGTTAGCTTGAATTAGTTAGGAAAAATGTTGGATCAACTTGAGTTAGTTAATTGTTGAGAAGCTAATGAAGTTTGCATGGTAGCTAATTATGTGGTGAATGAGAGGCTGGTAGTTAGATGCAATTAGTAAGCAATTTTGGATTGCTTGGCTGTTAGCTGAAATTGGATTGAAGTTAATAAGCTTGTTATTATACTAATTGGATTAAAAATATTATGATGAGGTGAAGTTAGTTAAAATGAGCTGTTGGAAAAAAGGGTTAATTATTAGAAGTTAATGAACTACTGAAATGGACTGAATTGAAGTGTTTAGCTTTATTTGTTGTGACTGTCAGTGTGGTTGAATCATGATACAGGAACATGAAGTATAAATATGATTAATTGTTAAAACTTGAAAGTGGATTGAATGATACTTTTAGTTTTTATGAAACTTTAAATTGTAAAGCATGATTGGCCTTTGAATGTTGTCTAAGTGTTAGATGCTTGCTACTAGTTCAATTTTGTTATGCACTGTTTTTTTTATCTCTTGCTGCAGGTTTGTTGTTTGCTTGATAAGATATGGCTTGGTGTATGGAATTTGGGTGCTTGGAGGATCTAAGTCAAGGCATGGCAAAATGAAAACTTGATGGGGGAAACTTGGTAATGGCGTGGACTTTAAGAAACTTGGCATACTTGAAGAACATGAAGAACCAACCATGACACAAGGCTTGAAGATATTTGGAAATGCTTGGAAATAGGTCTTGGGATTAGGATTAgaaagttgactttggtcaactgcttgaccaaaaaagtcaacagttgaccatAGGTCAATTGTAGGtcaaaaatgcaatttttgtgtaATTTATTTTGGATTCTTTTGTAATGTAATGTTTGAATGTTTTGGTAATGAAAATAGATTCTTTTGTAATGCAATGTGACTTGATTTCCAAGCTAACATCTTTCCCTTTAAATTCCAATTTTGAAATATTGAATCTTGCACTTGAATGCTATGAATAAAACTTGACCTTCAATTTGAACATGAATCATGAATATATCTTGAATTGACCTTAATGTCTGCCCTTGAGTTCAAACCAAACAGACAATGGATAGAGTAATGAATAACCCCATAAAGAGATTTAACCAGTCATGGTCAATCTTTCATGGTTGACCAAGTAAACCAGCAATCCATAATCAAATGCAATGTCAAGATGCAAACCCTAAAATCCGTAAGTGTCAGGAATCAAGAATTAGAGTTTCATGGTTTTGGGTTCAAGATAATTGTTAGTCCATGTATCATAGGATGCCCCAGATTTGATCCTCAGGGAAACCCTAGCTTTATGTTATCATGAACATCAAAAGACCTTTgaatcaatgatgtttacttCAAAAATGCAATGGTAAAATGAATGTCTTATGATATCAATGATTAGAGCATGTGGATATGCAGATGCAATGAGCAATAAGCCAGACAAAATTGAAAAAGGATGACAAATTTTAAGGTATGACAAGTTGGTTCGGTTTTGAACACCCATAACTGGCATCGCCTCTATTTTGAACTTtcacaaatataacactacaaaTGTGATATATTAGGCGCATTAGAATTTCAATCTCCGAAGTTTTTAATATATAATTTTGATAATTATTTCCAATCACTAGAGATGATTCGTATTTTAAGAGCgtttaaattttaaaatttaaaattgaGTATTTTTAATTTCTCCAAAGTGCGTGCAGAGATAGGGTGTAATAAGTAACACCATGGTACTTTACAACGGTTTCAAGAAAAATTGAGTTTTGGGTCTTTAATACAACTGAACTCTTATTCTCGGTTGCTGAAAAATTCTAACATGAACCATCTTGTGAGTTTTTCTACCAACTTACTCCTAATGTATTCATGTAATACCTATGATGCATAGTTACGGGTACGGCACCCGATACGGCTTCCGGTATTGATATGGGATATgccatttaaaaaaaaaaaaggtaCGGGTCCTTTAATAAAAAAGTAAAAGTTTTCTATAAAATATGAGTAGAAAACTAAATTGTTACGTTCACAATAATACATAAGAAATTAAAATACATAAATATATTACATTGATatttgaaaaaatcaaaaatcacAAATTTCACTCGAAATCGAATAATCAGAAAAGATGAAGTACCACAAATACGGTACGTATACCCGGTACGAGTGTGCACCCGGTGCCGGTACTTCACCATTTTAGAAGTACCCATGCTTCAGAGTGTAATACACTTTTATCGTTAGATTGTTGGATATTTTGATGCAAGTATCACAACATTATTAGTAGATCCATTAAAGAGGCCTTTTTAGTAGTAATTCCAGCATGGTAAATATGAGAACATATGAACAAGTACTCTCACACTCAGAGTAACTTCAACAATTACTTTTACTGAGCATTTAGAATTGTAAGACAATTCACAGTTTAAAGTGTGAAAAATTACAAAAGGAAGCTTTGGAAATTTGAACAGAAATGTCAAATTTTGTAGCTTATGTTAGAATGGTAGCAGGATATCTATTTATCGCGTCTTCACCATTCGCCCCTAACGCGCGGTATCACCGTGATATAGAGTTACCAAACAGACAAAAGGTGAATGTTTTTCTGTTATCTTTCATCAGCTGTTGCAGATGAAGACTGGTTTTCCTTCTTTGACATGCACCTTTTATAAGGCACAAACCCTTTTCCGCATGTTTCGCGTCTCACTCTCACTCTTAACTGAGATATGGCTGAAGTTTCACATAGTGAACTATTGCCAAGACAATCCGATTCTTGTTCACCCTTGCTTACGTGTTTGTCAAGCGGTATTATTGGTTCGCATGCCTCGATTGTTGGAGAAGATGGTCTGCGAGTATCTTTTACAAATAGAGTCGTCCCAAAAAGTTTAAGACTTCGAAGAGACGATTCTTCTGCTATGCTTTCTTTTGCAGAAACACTTTCGTCGGGGAGAATCTCAGGTTTCTAGCGATAAGATCAAACATACGAGTATATAAATCACGCACAATTTTCTCATGATAATGTTCTCAATTAGATGAAATCATGAAATGGATTAGGAAGTTAGTTACCATAAGAGGTTTCTCATCAGGAGGTGAATCAGCATCTAGTCCAGCTTCTTCCTCTGATTGTGTTTTGAATTCAGCAGGCGTGGAAACACTTGCGCAGACGCAGCTAATCGAAGATCTTGGAGACAAACTTCCATTTGGTGTATCTGAATCCGACGAACCAAGGCTTTCGCAACCGGGTGTAGGTAATACTGATTTTGGAGATTGATTTTCTTGATCAAAATCTGATGTCCTTAGAGAATTACAATTCACTTCCTTTTTCGCGACAGAAATTTCTTTACTACCGGCCGTCTCAGCCCGCTTGCGAGGGTAAGGATGCATAGGCTTACGTTTCGGTCTTGGAGGAGGAATTTTGATAGACTCCTTAGTGTTTGTAATGCTCTCACTTTTGTCGCGAAGAACCTAACACGGAATCAAGACAAATGAGTTAATCAAGACGAAAATTGAACCACAAACAAAGTTACAAATCTTAACATAGGTTTGTTTATGGTTAATGGTACAAAAAATGCGCCTGAAAGAATAGACCTTAGAGAAAAACTTCTGAGCATGACTTCGAATCTGGATCGCAGTCTTTGTACCAACATGTTCTGTAGTGAAATTCAATAATCTCAAAACTTAAACCAAACACAATCATGTTTCTTCATTACTAAATTTCCTTTTTACCTATAAATCCTAACATCATACTTTTCCTACATATCAAAATTTATAACCAATGATACCTTCAATGCGTCGCCAGGCGCGGCCATACAGCTTTAACGCTTCAAGGAACTTCTTATGTTCTTCATCTGTCCATTTTTCTCTTTGTTTTGTTATAGTATATGGTTTCCTTATCTATAAAGTAGAAAGAAGACATGTTAGACCAgaatttaatttttgttttcaTTAAGTCAATGGCATGAATAGACAAAAATCCATAGAAAGAACCTTAAGAGCATAGTCATTCGCCCAAGATAACTGATTGCTGAGTTGAATATGTGTAACAGAATGTGATCCAGAATTCAAAGAAACTCTAGTTAATCCATCTTGATCCTACACTTCTCAAAAGAGAAACATGTATCATGTATCAAAAATCAATTATAATGATTAAATAGTACAAAAACACACAATTAAGGTTGTACCTTTTTCATCTTTGTTAGAACTGTTTTCAACTTAGGTTGTTCCTGGACAGAATTGATGAGAAGAAGTGTAGATTGAAGAGTTGTAAGTGAAATGTGTGAGTGTGAGAGTGAAAGAAAGACACGTGAGATGTAGATTGAAAAGTGAGAAAGAAGAAATGAAATCGTCGGAGTCCGACATGGAAAAGTGGAGAAGTTGAATGAATCTTGTGGCTCACGTAGGATGTTGTGGTGAAGTCGTGTCGTGATTTTGTTGAACATgagttttattttatttttttaatcgGTGGATGAACAAAAACGCATCCAACAGAATCATTTTGTGGATAATTTTAAACAGTGTCACACTCGTGGTGCGATTCTTGAATTGAAAGCAATTTAGTACGAGCAAGTTGGGAAGTGCCAAGACGTCACTTATTTAATTAAAAGGTTAAAAGAGGAAATATATTATAATTTAAAAGAAAAGGTTAATGACATCAACAAACAAATATATCATTTAGTGTATGTAATATTTGTTTTATAATCTCAATGaattattaatgttattttttctattatacccttatatatttattattctctctcctTTCAATTATGTTAATTTGTTTTTCCAATAtcattaataaaaaataattttgtaaaatctttcgtaatttctattttttataccacaattattacatttcttaatacgtCTGAAAAGTAAAAAACGACTTATAGTAAAAAACGGAGGGAGTAGTTCATAAAATTGATTTTGATAAAAttgaattttgattgaattgatTTTAACATAATTGAGTTTAATAGAATTTATCTATGTTTTGATACATTTATGCAATAGTGAGTTGAATAATAAATTtaagtgtaaaattcatatttAAATTCAGAAAATATAAATTTTAGCTTCAAGTAGAATCAGTTCTGAAAATAGAATTAATTATACTTGAGAAGAATCAAACATCTCAAAAATACTTCTGAATCAATTTTATACCTCTAAAATTACTTTTGACTATGTCAAAGTCAAAAGTCAAATTGCTATTAGTGTCGGATGAGGGGAACTTGAAAAAATATGTCAATGTTGATAGATGCATCTGGTTTAGTAGTCACTGAGTCATCTTTTTTATTGTTTTCTCATAGTGTGGATGATTTTGAAAAGATATTTTTTATGTAACATATAATGATTGTCCTAAATCAATACGACATATAATTGATACTTACTAGTAGGGACTCCGTGAGATTAATATTGTGTGATGAACATGTATAATGAATTGAATCACTAAGATCTATGTCTCTGGCTACGACTACCGAGGGGCTGTGATGGATGACATGAAAATCCACTTGAAAAATATTTGTAGAGTCGGGAATCTAATCGTAGAAGCCACGTTGTCATGCTTCAGAAAAGTTGTGAACATGTTCACCAAAACATGCACGGGGAAGTATATTAATATAATTGCTATCAACATTGTTAATAATGTAGAAAAAAATGAAAGGGGTTTCATTTAATGAAACAAGCTTCTAGGAGTCTAGAGTAAGTGTTACCAAAGCAAGTGAAGAAA containing:
- the LOC127084287 gene encoding protein REVEILLE 2, encoding MFNKITTRLHHNILREPQDSFNFSTFPCRTPTISFLLSHFSIYISRVFLSLSHSHISLTTLQSTLLLINSVQEQPKLKTVLTKMKKDQDGLTRVSLNSGSHSVTHIQLSNQLSWANDYALKIRKPYTITKQREKWTDEEHKKFLEALKLYGRAWRRIEEHVGTKTAIQIRSHAQKFFSKVLRDKSESITNTKESIKIPPPRPKRKPMHPYPRKRAETAGSKEISVAKKEVNCNSLRTSDFDQENQSPKSVLPTPGCESLGSSDSDTPNGSLSPRSSISCVCASVSTPAEFKTQSEEEAGLDADSPPDEKPLMKPEILPDESVSAKESIAEESSLRSLKLFGTTLFVKDTRRPSSPTIEACEPIIPLDKHVSKGEQESDCLGNSSLCETSAISQLRVRVRRETCGKGFVPYKRCMSKKENQSSSATADER